A segment of the Manis javanica isolate MJ-LG chromosome 17, MJ_LKY, whole genome shotgun sequence genome:
ATAAGTTTTCATAATTcaaaattaagatataaaaaaGTAAGATAATACATGAGAAAGAACTTTGTCAATGTCtaggaaatacatttatataaaatgtgtaaaTAAAGTGACTTACAGAACTTCTGGTTATAATAAATACTATATTTTAAAGACTTTGATCTTATTTAATTAATACCACTATAGTGTATAAAACACAGACTGTAATTCATGTCTCTGTGTTGGGCAATACTGCCATGTAGCCCAGTCCGTTAAATGTGAATACTGAAATGAAGAATATATGATGCTTCACTGATTTACCTGGTAAAAGCTGTATCATTGCATCAGCAGTTACAAATGTGATTGGCAGCCATCTTTCCACCCCTTCTGAGGCACGATCCAAACAAAATTTGTGCAAATCAGAGATAGAGGCAAAGTTTTCCAGTCTTTTTACTTCATAAAACTGTGGGGGTGGCAACCAAATTTTCTTCGATATGAAACTTTGGGTTGCCTCTGATGGAGATGACCACTGTGGAAGACAAAGGTAGGTTTTCTAAGGTTCATTCCATAGACAATGAAAGATGTAAGACTGTTAGATCAGTACCTAAGATCTAATTGAAGATGTACAATTAACTCATTAATGTGCCTTGCGAGAGTCCTCTGAGACGAGAAGATTAGGTGAAAAAAGCTCAGTTGATCCCCTTACGAGATTGTCAACTGATTGTAAGAACTAGTAACTCTGTATAGCTCAATCAAGGGTTGACCTGGGAGAACTGTACAGTATAAAAAGCATAAGATGCTGGAAACGCAAAGTAGTTCTGGTCAAGCCCAAAAGAAGACTCTGACATGTACATGCACGACAGCAGATTGAGAACTTAATGCCCATTTTTTCCTCCTATAAATGGGTGCCTTGGCTAGACGCTGAGGATTTGGTGGTGGACAAGACAAGGCTCTCTGAGACCCTATGGGGCCTGCAGCAACCAGAATGTAGCATGTTACATGTGCCACATGTTACAATCGGGGTAAAGAGGAGCAACAGGAGCTTTCAAGAAGAGAGGCATGACTCAGTCTGCACCTGAAGGCATGTAATAGCAGGGTATCGACCAGTGTTTGCCTATTTAACTTAAGTGACCTCACTACTGTGACCTGCCCTCCTTCCCAAGCCTTCCTTCCATACACAGTTAGACAAAAAGGGCTGATTCAATGAATATGGAATAACTCCAAAAGATCTTTCTTGAACTGGTTTATTCAAtgtaactccagagggaaaatgtgttcccagcctggggaaaatAAACCTtggaagccaaaatcagtcaaagggaaaaataaagtaggagaaactcGTTCATTGCTTACAAGAATCATGGCTCTGTCTGTCTACTCCTGCTCGGCTgtgtctctccctgccctggctgggaagaagaagaaaaaaaacctctctggTCACTAGGCAAGCTCACATCTCCACCTTCCTTGTAATCaccttctctccactccttggaaacacacctattgatatggagatgcactaaggtcagcagagagattctggaaatactgtaactTTGCCCACACTCCATATCCATTTACAATGGGAGAAACAGATTCCCACATACAAACCCAGGGAGTTGAAATTGATTTCTACCATGGATAACCAAAGGCCAAACAAAGGTTTAAAAACTTGTATGTACTTAAACATCCCCTGAGAAACCTGTTAAATCTTCAATATGGTGCTCAGCAAGACACTGCAGATCATTCTAAAGTTGGCCAGGGatgcattttgaaaaacaaagctCAGGCCTCAAAGGACCACCCAATCTCTAAATTATTTGCAAAGCATTCTGCCTTGTCAGTTCCATGTGAGTTCAGCGATAACAAGCAAGAGGAAGGGTTAAACAACAGGCATCAACCCATGTAATTCAACCTACTCCAGTTAATACAGACCATAGGTTAAAGGAACATACCATTTACTAGTTATTTGTTATTAGTAAAGCACTGCTCAAAAtactttacataaaatatttccattcctTAGCACAACCCTGcatactctcattttacagatgaggaaactcaggcagCTCCGTTAACTAGAAAATTTGGGCTTCAAACTTGGGAGTGGGGAGCTTGGCTCTACACTCTACTGTTTCTACTATGTTTTTTAACCTCAGCATTACTGACACTTGAAGCCAGACCATCCCTGTGGGGGTCTGTCCTGTGCACTGatgatgtttagcagcatccctgggctCTAGCCTGTAGAAGTCCCCAAGctgtgacaactaaaaatgtctccagacattgcccagTGTACCCCGGGGCAGGGTGGGCAAAACATCCACTTGTGTTGAGGATCACTTGGCTAAACAAGGTTAAGACTGTTTATTGGAACCACCACTTCCAGCCAGGAGTGCCAAAATTACCTTCCTCcaacttaataaaataataaagaatggaCAAAATCTATGAATCCATGAttttcagacactgagaagtacattaattataatttggtgagaaaagaaaacaaatgaggtgAACTCTATTATTGCCAAGACTTTCTGCCTAAAGGCAATCCCGAGACTACAGCACAAGGATGGAGAACCTAATCAGACTATAGGATTTTCACTGACTTGAGACAGACCAGAGGTTGGGAAGGCCCACACAGGCTAGAATTTGGAAAGCAATGTGTCAGAGAAGGGAATCTTTGCCCTTGAATCTCTGCTAAACACTAATTTCTATATGCATAAAGTGAAACCACGTGCCACTGGAAAACACTGATTCctgaaaaaagaataattacCTGGGAGCTTTAAGATTAAAAATTCCCAGGGCTCACAAAGGGCCAGGAATTTTCCAAACTCCCTTCAGCTACAATGGAGAGACCTTGTTGAATATAAGGGGCATTTAGTAGACCAGAGAAGGGTCACATGTTATAAGTGCAGGTAAATTAGCTTTAGAATAAAGGCTACTATTGACCTACCCCAAAACTGCTTAAAAAACAAACCTcatccttccaagactgacccaggaagaaagagaaaatctaaacagactaattaccagcaatgaaattgaattggtaatcaaaaaactacctaggaacaaaacccaaggaccagatggcttcaccgctgaattttatccgACATTTAGAGATGAACTactacctatcctccttaaagtttttcaaaagtagaagaggagggaaaataaccaaactcattctatgaggccagcatcactctaataccaaaaccaggcaaagacaccacaaaaagaaaattacagaccaatatccctgatgaacatagatgcaaaaatactcaacaaaatattagcaaactgaattcaaaaatacataaaaaagatcatccatcatgattaagtgggatttattccagggatgcaaggatggaacaatatttgaaaatccattaatatcatccatcacaacaaaaaggacaaaaatcacatgatcatctccacagatgatgaaaaagcatttgacaaaattcaacatccattcatgataaaaaccctcaacaaaacaggtatagagggcaagtacctcaacataataaaggccacatatgacaaacccattgccaacatcacacttaacagcgaaaagctgaaagcttttcctctaagatggggaacaagacaaggatgcccactctcctcacttttattcaatgtagtactggaggtcctagccacgtcaATCAGacaatacagagaaataaaaggcatccttttatttcttttggtaaggaagaagctaaactgtcactctttgcagatgacatgtacataaaaaaaacgTAAAGAACTCacaaaaaaactactagaactaatatctgaattcagcaaagttgcaggatacaaaattaatatatagaaacctgtggcattcctacatactaatgatgaacaagcagaaagagaaatcaggaaaacaattccatttacaattgcatcaaaaagagtaaaatacctaggaataaacctaaccaaggaagtgaaagacctataacctgaaaactacaagacattcatgagagaaattaaagaagacaccaataaatggaaatacttgccatgctcatggataggaagaattaatattgtcaaaatggccatcctgcctaaagcaatacacagattcaatTCAAactctatcaaaatactgacagcattcttcaaccaactggaacaaacagttctaaaattcatatggaaccacaaaagaccccgaatagccaaaccaatcctgagaaggaaaaataaagcagcaggGATTATGTTCCCTaacttctagctctactacaaagccaaagtaatcgagacaatttggtactggcacaaaaacagacccacagataaTGGAATAGAATGgggagtccagatataaacccaagcatatatggtcatttaatatgcaataaaggagcgatagatatacaatagggaaatgtcagcctcttcaacaactggtgttggcagaaatggacagctacatgtaagagaatgaaaccggattactgtctaactccatatacaaaagtaaactcaaaatggatcaaagacctgaatgtcagtcaggaaactataaaactcttagaagaaaacaagaaaaaaatatcttgaatataaacacgagcaacttttttcctgaatacatctcctcaggaaagggaaacaaaggaaaaatgaacaaatgggactacctcaaactaaaaagtttctgtacagtaaaaggcaccatcagtagaacaaaaaagcatcctatggtatggaagaatatttcataaacaacatatctgataaggggttaacacccaaaataatataaaaactcacatgcctcaacacccaaaaagcaaataactcaattaaaaaatgggcagagaatccgaacagtcacttctccaaagaaatcagatggccaacagtcacatgaaaagatgctccacatcgctaatcatcagggaaatgcaaattaaaaccacaatgagatatcacctcacaccagttaggatggccaacatccaaagacaaggaacaacaaattctggcaaggatctggagaaaggggaaccctcccacactgctggtgggaatgtaaattagttcaagcattgtgcaaagcagcatggaggttcctcaaaaaactaaaaatagaaataccatttgacccaggaattccatccATTGCAATTTACCGGAAGAAAACAAGATtactgaacaaaggaaaaactgaaggaacaaaacagcagcagaatcacagaacccaagaatggactaacagttaccaaagagaaagggactggggaggatgggtggggagggagaagggtggggaagaagaaagggagccttacgattagcatgtataatgtgggggggggcagggagggctgtgcaatacagagaagacaagcagtgattttacaacatctcactatgctgatgcacagtgactaatggggtatgtgcaggggacttggtgaaggggggagtctagtaaacacaatgttcctcatgtaattgtagattaatgataccaaaaaaaaagactgtatatcagtgataccgtaataaaaaaaaacttcataggGATCAAGTTTATTTGCAATAACTTAACTTCATGTCAGGAAAAGTGCAAAAATCTTTAAAGGAATGTGGCAAAACCTAgtactcaatttaaaaaaatcacagtgtACAATATCCAACCAGCAACTGCAAGACCCATgacaaaacaggaaaatgtgacccataaCTAGAAGAAAAATTAGTCAACAGAAATCCATAAATTACAGCTGACAGAATTAGGAGAAAAGGACATTAAAACTACGGTTACAAGTATGTCCCATTGGTCAAAGACATATAGAAATATGTGAAcatgagagaaacagaaaatgttttttaagaaactaaatGAAATTCTAGAGATGAAAAATTTCTATAGTGAAAAAAATACTGGATGCTATTTACAGCAGATTAGAAAGtacataagaaaaaagaaaacttggaaaCAGTCGCAGAATCTattcaaaataaagcaaagagaaaaagagattgaaaaaaaatgaacatggtACAGCAACCTATAGGACATTATTAAGTAGTCCAATACACATGTAACTAGAGTCCCAGAAAATAGGGGAGGtgaaaaagatttgaaaaaataaataataaagcaaagcaaaaaccaTGTACATCACAATCAAGTTGCTAAACACCAATGATTAAGAAGTATTTAAAGCAACTACacacagcaaaacaaacaaacagaaacaccaaAACATTTTGTACAGCGAAAGAATTATACAAACTAGTGAATAAGGAAGATCTTTTGAGTACCAACAGAAAAACAACCTGTTCATCCAGAATTCTATACCCAaccaaaatatctttcaaaaaaccAAGGgcaaataaagtatttttcagataaacaaaatttagaGGATTCATTGTCAGATGATCTGAAATGCAAGGCATTAGAGAAAGTTCTTTAGGCAGAAAGATACCAGATTTAGATTTAAAtctacacaaaggaatgaagaatgCTGAGTGGTATATACGCAAGTAAACATAAAAGACTTTCCCCCCTCATTTTCACAGTCTTTAATGGATTGTTTAAGACAAAATAATAAGTGTATTGTGAAGTTTATAATAGCAGTAAAGTCAAAAGTATGACAGTAATAGCAAAATACAAGAGGGGAGAAATCTAAGTATATCGTTGTAAGGGCTTAACATGATGCAGGAAGTGAAAAATGTATACTGCAAACTCTAGAGCAACCACAAAGAAGTATAGTTAATAAGTCAACAATGGAGAGAAAATAGAGACCTAAAAATATTCAGTCcaagagaaataggaaaagaaaaagggtgCAAAGAATAGACAGGACAGGCAAAAAACTAACAGCTAGATGGTATATTTGCATCTAACCTTACTgataaataacattaaatataGAAGATCTAAACATTCGATTAAAAGGCAGAAACTGCTATactagataaaaaagcaagactatatgctgcctacaagaaatacattttaagtataaagataggttaaaagtaaaggatggaaaatgatatatTAAGCTATTGCTAATCAAATGAAAGGTAAAATGGCTATATTAGTATAAGATAAACATCAGATTTCAGAATAAGGAATATTACCAGggataaagatatttcataatAATCAAGGTGTCAATCCATCAAATTTTACTAGTCTGTGCAGCACCTCAACATACATGATGCAAaacctgagagaagggaaaaaagaaaaagataaaacacataattatttgttgaagatTTCAGCATTCCTCTCTCAGTATTTGATGGAACAAGTAAAAGATATGGAAGACCTGAAAGACCCTATCAACGAACTTAACCTCACATTTTTAAGAACACTCCACCAAACACAACAAAATACATAAGGTTTTTAGGTGTAAATGGAACATTCACAAAGATAAGCCATATTTGTGGCCCTAAAGCAAGtctcaataaacttaaaaagactGGAACCACACAAAGTATATACTCTGAGGAAACAGAATTAAACTGCTGTGGgatgaaatgagttaatgcatgtaaGGTGCTTAGAAAGGAGGGAGGCTGGGGCCTGAGCAGCACCACATAGCTACTGGGATCTCCACCGCAGCCTTGCTGGGATGAAAAGGTGGGTGGGCAGGAGACAGAGAGCACTTCACCATGACCCTGCTGCAGGGCTGAGGGCCGGGACAATCTCGGTCCCGTGGTCACTCAGTCACTTACTGGCTGTATGTTTCTGAGGAAAGTACACACAGTCCCCAATTTATCATAGTTTGACAGGATTTTTCAACTTTCCAATGGTGCCAAAGTGACATgcattcaacaacaacaaaaaaacgtacttcaaattttgaatttggatGTTTTCCTGGGCTACAGATATGCAGTAAGAAAGTCTCTTCTGATGCTGGCAGCACCCAGGTGCAGCTCCCAGTTAAACATGGGATCAGGAGAGTCAACAAGGATACGCTCATAACCATTTCCCTTTCAGTATAGGATTCAGTAAATTTCGTGAGATATTCAACACTATATAAAAttggctttgtgttagatgattttgcccaattgTGGGCTAATGTAACTACTCTGAACACTAAGGTCGGCTATACTGTGCTACAATGTTCCATAAGGCAGTTCTAATAAATGCACTTTTGATTTAAGATACTTTCAACTTACTGAGTTTATCAGGCCGGAACCATACAGTAAATTGAGAACGAGCTATACCTAGCCTCTCTAGGCTCAGCCTTTCGGGGGTTCGGGGAGGGGCTTTGCGGCGCCCCGGGGCCCCCTTCTCCAGTTCCCGTGGGTCCTCACGCCCCACCAAGGGGACGGTCTACCTGGTAGTCCACCACCTCGGCCAGGTCTGGGTAGACGGGCGGCGGCTCGCGCAGGCAGCACAGGAAGAAGGTCGTGTCAAAGCGGCGGCCGCCGGGGCGCGTGAACGGCGTGAGCCAACCGCTCCAGTCGCTCAGCGCCCAGATGTTGGGTGTGCAGTCCAGGTGCGCACACAGGCGCAGAAAGTGGCGCGCGTCCCTGCGGACGCGGGCGCGCCAGTCGGCCAGGCCGGGCGGCGGCTCGAGGGCGCGGCCCAGCTCGGCCGCAGCGGGCGCCGAGTCCCTGGGCCCCCAGAACCCGCGGGGCCGCAGGAGCAGCACGCCCGCCTCCTCGAAGGCCTCGCGGATGGCGCAGATGCGGAAGGCTATGTCATCAGGCAGCACCTGCGGGTCCCCAGCGTCCGGTCGCCCCTGCGAGTCCCCGGCGTCAGGCCGCCCCGGGAAGGCGTTGCGCGCGGGAGGCGCTGGGCCCAGGCTGAAGCGCGGCGGCCTGTGGTGCGGCGCGAAGAGGCTCAGCCACTCGGCCGAGCGGTCGGCCGTGTCTAGCACGCCGCCCGGGAAGACGTGCGCCCCAGGCATGAAGCCGTGGCCGCCGGAGcgctgcagcagcagcagccggaAGCCCTCTgggggcggcggggcggcggggcctGGGTGCGTCCAGCCCGCCGCCAGCACCACGGAGGCCGCCCTCCGCCAGCCGCTTGGGCCCGGCCGCAGGGAGCCGCTCATGGCGGGCGGTGGCGGCGCGCGGCTTTCAGGCTTCGTGTTCTGCGCGGCCGGGGCTCCCGCGCCCCACTCTACCGCCTCCAGCAGTCTTTATGGGCTTGCGGCCGGCACCTTGGTCCGCGTCTCCTAGGACGAACCCTGGGCGTGGAGCTCCCTGGGCGCTCCGTGAACACGAGCTGTTCAACCTTCCCTGACGCCTGCCTGTGGGAGGGGCCCGGCGTTGGGCCGTCGTTCCCAGCCCGGCCACTCTCGCGGGACAAGGGCTGTCACAGTCTTCTGAAAAGAAGGTAGCGCCATCCCCACGCAGGACACTCGGACCACGAGCAGGAATGCTTACCGGCGCTCTTGACCTGCCCCATGGTAAAATGCTATGCAATTTTGTCACCAAACCTGGAGACCGTACCCCACCGAAACCAGAGAACTAGGACTTTCTTAAACAGCGGGCCGACACCTGGCTGTGTTTCTTTGGGCGGGGGAGAAGGTCCAGAGGGCGGGTCTCCGAGCTTTATCCTACCCTATGAAC
Coding sequences within it:
- the NUDT19 gene encoding acyl-coenzyme A diphosphatase NUDT19; this translates as MSGSLRPGPSGWRRAASVVLAAGWTHPGPAAPPPPEGFRLLLLQRSGGHGFMPGAHVFPGGVLDTADRSAEWLSLFAPHHRPPRFSLGPAPPARNAFPGRPDAGDSQGRPDAGDPQVLPDDIAFRICAIREAFEEAGVLLLRPRGFWGPRDSAPAAAELGRALEPPPGLADWRARVRRDARHFLRLCAHLDCTPNIWALSDWSGWLTPFTRPGGRRFDTTFFLCCLREPPPVYPDLAEVVDYQWSSPSEATQSFISKKIWLPPPQFYEVKRLENFASISDLHKFCLDRASEGVERWLPITFVTADAMIQLLPGDELYLEDSDFLENLLSTEKKTEEILKEVRTFHRIVIYSRHVYSIYVTVQSKYKHVYPKNYVANKNHL